A window of the Saccharomyces eubayanus strain FM1318 chromosome II, whole genome shotgun sequence genome harbors these coding sequences:
- the SLA1 gene encoding cytoskeletal protein-binding protein SLA1 — translation MTVFLGIYRAIYDYEPQTPEELAIQENDLLYLLQKSDIDDWWTVKRRVIGSDSDEPVGLVPSTYIEEAPILKKVRAIYDYEQVQNADEELTFHENDVFNVLDDKDPDWLLVKSTVSNEFGFIPGNYVEVADNAAPKQEAAPTGAPAAAPAAGLPTSFLPPPQHIARKQQIEQDQTPEEEEEGPPPAMPARPRATTETTETTAMAGPAHNRLSYSDDDNNDDEEEDYDYYNSNNNSNSGANREYNTEYHSWNVTEIEGRKKKKAKLSIGNNKINFIPQKGAPHEWSIDKLVSYDNEKKHMFLEFVDPYRSLELHTGNTTTCEEIMSIIGEYKGASRDPGLKEVEMASKSKKRGVVQYDFLAESQDELTIKSGDKVYILDDKKSSDWWMCQLIDSGKSGLVPAQFVEPVRDKKHTESTASGIIKSIKKNFTKSPSRSRSRSRSKSNANASWKDDESQNDAALSTSGARSRKGSLSSHKKNSSTAGTKDFPNPKKSRLWVDRSGTFKVDAEFIGCAKGKIHLHKANGVKIAVAADKLCNEDLAYVEKITGFSLEKFKIHDGSSSHGTDSRDSERERRRRLKEQEEKERDRRLKERELYELKKARELLDEERARLKEKDLPPIKPPRPTSSVSTSNTTSQSITQNNNSNGNKYDWFEFFLNCGVDVSNCQRYTINFDREQITEDMMPDVDNSMLRTLGLREGDIVRVMKYLDKKFGRESNIAVPTNMTGNMFSQPDGSLNPATSAETSLPQQLLPQSTAPIATAPSASAETDDAWTVKPASKSESNLLSKKSEFTGSMQDLLDLQPLEPKKTSTTTPEPNLKDLQPVKTGGTAAPVAISSAPTPAPLDPFKTGGNNILPLSTGYVMMPMITGGAMLPMQRTGGFVVPQTTFGMQQQVTGGILPVQKTSNGLIAISNTGGAMMPQTTFGTTPTILPLQKTGGGLIPITTGGAQLPQTSFNIQMQQPLPTGTILPVQKTANGLISTNTGISMPPLQRTGGTMIAQPQITGGAMMPQTSFGVSQQFTGNAMMAQPQRTGGALNTFNTGGALNTFNTGGALNTFNTGAMMPQTSFNAQPQITGGFQPQSQFGLTLQKTGGIAPLNQNQFTGGAMSTFNVGGAMQQQPQQPQMMTTFNTGNAMQQPQMMNTFNTGGAMQQPQMMNTFNTGGAMQQPQMMNTFNTGGAMQQPQVMSTFNTGGAMQQPQQQALQNQPTGFGFGNGPPQSRQANIFNATASNPFGF, via the coding sequence ATGACCGTGTTTCTGGGCATATACAGGGCCATCTATGACTACGAGCCGCAAACTCCAGAAGAACTGGCCATCCAGGAAAATGATCTGTTGTACCTGCTACAAAAATCAGACATCGACGATTGGTGGACGGTAAAGAGAAGAGTCATTGGCTCCGACAGTGACGAGCCCGTGGGTCTAGTGCCCTCCACTTACATAGAAGAGGCTCCCATCTTAAAGAAAGTAAGAGCCATTTACGATTACGAACAGGTGCAAAATGCGGACGAAGAATTGACTTTTCACGAAAATGATGTTTTCAATGTGCTCGATGATAAAGACCCGGACTGGCTGCTGGTGAAATCTACTGTCTCGAACGAGTTTGGTTTCATACCAGGTAACTACGTTGAAGTGGCAGACAACGCTGCTCCCAAGCAAGAAGCGGCCCCAACGGGAGCTCCTGCTGCCGCTCCTGCTGCTGGGCTACCCACCAGCTTTTTGCCGCCACCTCAACATATAGCACGTAAGCAACAAATTGAACAAGACCAAACTCcagaagaggaggaagaggGTCCTCCTCCTGCCATGCCCGCGAGACCAAGAGCCACTACTGAAACTACTGAAACCACCGCTATGGCAGGTCCAGCTCATAACAGATTATCTTATAGCGATGACGATAACaacgatgacgaagaagaagattatGACTActataatagtaacaacaacagtaaCAGCGGTGCCAATCGCGAATACAACACAGAATACCATTCTTGGAATGTCACAGAAATTGAAGgcagaaaaaagaaaaaggccAAGCTATCAATTGGtaacaacaaaataaacTTTATTCCTCAAAAGGGCGCTCCTCATGAGTGGTCCATTGATAAGTTGGTCTCTTATGATAACGAGAAGAAACACATGTTTCTAGAATTTGTTGATCCCTATAGAAGTCTTGAGTTACATACTGGTAACACTACCACGTGTGAAGAAATCATGAGCATCATTGGTGAGTATAAAGGTGCTTCTCGCGACCCAGGCTTGAAAGAAGTCGAAATGGCctccaaatccaaaaaaagaggtgTCGTGCAATACGATTTCTTGGCAGAATCTCAAGACGAATTAACCATAAAGTCGGGCGATAAGGTTTATATCCTAGATGACAAAAAATCGTCAGACTGGTGGATGTGCCAATTAATCGATTCGGGCAAGAGTGGTCTTGTTCCTGCGCAGTTTGTTGAACCTGTTCGTGATAAGAAACATACCGAATCTACGGCTAGCGGTATAATCAAAtccatcaagaaaaatttcaccAAATCTCCTTCAAGATCGAGATCCAGATCAAGATCCAAATCCAATGCTAACGCCAGTTGGAAGGACGATGAATCTCAAAACGACGCTGCCCTCAGTACTAGCGGTGcaagatcaagaaaggGTTCGTTGTCCTCTCACAAGAAAAACTCGTCCACGGCGGGGACTAAAGATTTCCCCAATCCTAAGAAATCCCGTTTATGGGTTGACAGAAGTGGTACTTTCAAAGTAGATGCCGAATTCATTGGGTGTGCCAAGGGTAAAATCCATTTGCATAAGGCTAATGGTGTCAAGATTGCTGTGGCCGCTGATAAGTTATGTAATGAGGATCTGGCGTATGTGGAGAAAATCACGGGATTTTCCcttgaaaagtttaaaaTTCATGATGGTTCTAGTTCTCATGGCACTGATTCAAGGGACtctgaaagagaaagaagaagaagattgaaggaacaagaagaaaaggaacgTGATAGAAGATTGAAGGAACGCGAATTGTATGAGTTAAAGAAAGCCAGAGAACTACTGGATGAAGAAAGAGCAAGgctgaaagaaaaggacCTGCCCCCAATAAAACCGCCAAGACCAACCTCTTCTGTTTCCACTTCAAACACAACTTCCCAATCGATTacacaaaacaacaacagtaaTGGCAACAAATATGACtggtttgaatttttcttgaactgCGGTGTAGACGTAAGCAATTGCCAAAGATACACAATAAATTTTGATAGAGAGCAAATTACTGAAGATATGATGCCCGATGTCGATAATTCAATGTTAAGAACTTTAGGTCTGCGTGAAGGTGATATTGTTAGAGTAATGAAATACCTTGATAAGAAGTTTGGAAGAGAAAGTAATATAGCTGTTCCAACAAATATGACAGGCAATATGTTCTCACAACCTGATGGTTCATTGAACCCAGCCACAAGTGCTGAAACCTCTTTACCTCAACAACTATTACCGCAATCAACAGCCCCTATAGCAACAGCCCCTTCTGCATCAGCAGAGACCGATGATGCTTGGACTGTTAAGCCAGCCTCTAAATCTGAATCCAATCTACTGTCTAAAAAATCTGAATTTACTGGTTCCATGCAAGATTTGTTGGACCTACAACCTTTAGAACCTAAAAAGACTTCGACCACGACACCAGAaccaaatttgaaagacttGCAACCTGTGAAAACTGGTGGCACTGCTGCTCCTGTTGCCATTTCATCCGCCCCTACTCCCGCTCCATTAGATCCATTCAAGACTGGTGGTAATAACATCTTACCATTGTCCACTGGCTACGTGATGATGCCTATGATCACCGGGGGTGCAATGCTACCTATGCAAAGAACCGGTGGCTTCGTTGTACCACAAACCACTTTTGGTATGCAGCAACAAGTCACTGGAGGTATATTGCCTGTTCAAAAGACAAGTAATGGGTTAATCGCCATCTCCAATACTGGAGGTGCTATGATGCCACAAACCACTTTTGGCACAACACCCACTATTTTACCTTTACAGAAGACGGGAGGTGGTCTAATACCAATTACTACAGGAGGAGCACAATTGCCACAGACTTCATTCAACATTCAAATGCAACAACCACTTCCAACAGGCACAATATTGCCTGTTCAAAAAACGGCTAACGGGTTAATTTCAACCAATACTGGTATTTCAATGCCGCCTTTACAAAGGACTGGTGGTACTATGATAGCACAACCTCAAATTACGGGTGGTGCTATGATGCCACAAACATCATTTGGTGTTTCGCAACAATTTACTGGTAATGCAATGATGGCCCAACCTCAAAGAACAGGTGGTGCCTTAAATACATTCAACACCGGTGGTGCCTTAAATACATTCAACACCGGTGGTGCCTTGAATACATTTAACACCGGTGCTATGATGCCACAAACATCATTCAATGCTCAACCTCAAATCACAGGTGGATTCCAGCCCCAATCTCAGTTCGGTTTAACGTTACAGAAAACGGGCGGTATTGCACCATTAAACCAGAATCAATTCACAGGTGGAGCCATGAGTACTTTCAACGTCGGAGGTGCTatgcaacaacaaccaCAACAACCCCAAATGATGACTACTTTCAATACCGGCAATGCTATGCAACAACCCCAAATGATGAACACCTTCAATACTGGTGGCGCTATGCAACAGCCACAAATGATGAACACTTTCAATACTGGTGGTGCTATGCAGCAGCCACAAATGATGAACACTTTCAATACCGGCGGCGCTATGCAACAGCCACAGGTGATGAGTACATTTAACACGGGAGGTGCTATGCAACAACCCCAACAGCAAGCATTACAGAACCAACCTACTGGATTTGGGTTTGGTAATGGCCCTCCACAATCAAGACAAGCTAACATATTCAATGCAACTGCATCAAATCCCTTTGGATTCTAA
- the LDB7 gene encoding Ldb7p, with translation MSGSNMGYYDVLAGLAALEKSPQVVFTAAELQQLTQRSSADDDSAKKRENTSGKVSKPKRVGMHGYLGGKVSLADAAQVEYEVGHSLLGSYVPKQQLEALSSVDFAHHFHRTLECKTALETHDVFLAGAGQLSLPFQSPMDSPSDSDLKRKRKVMICKRCQLRFVGPHRRSRLREHACGDQAS, from the coding sequence ATGAGCGGAAGCAACATGGGGTATTACGACGTACTGGCAGGGCTCGCAGCACTCGAAAAGTCGCCGCAGGTGGTGTTCACTGCGGCTGAGCTGCAACAGCTCACACAGCGGTCCAGCGCTGACGACGATAGCGCCAAGAAGAGAGAGAATACCAGTGGGAAAGTATCTAAACCAAAGAGAGTGGGCATGCATGGGTATTTGGGCGGGAAGGTGTCGCTCGCCGATGCAGCGCAGGTGGAATATGAGGTGGGCCACTCGCTGCTCGGCAGCTACGTGCCGAAGCAGCAGCTGGAGGCCCTCTCCAGCGTCGACTTTGCCCACCACTTCCACCGCACGTTGGAGTGCAAGACCGCCCTGGAGACGCACGACGTTTTTCTTGCTGGCGCAGGCCAGCTGTCGCTGCCCTTCCAATCGCCCATGGACAGTCCCAGCGACAGCGAtctcaaaaggaaaaggaaagtgATGATATGCAAACGGTGCCAATTGCGGTTTGTGGGCCCTCATAGACGGTCCCGGCTGAGAGAGCATGCCTGTGGAGACCAAGCCAGTTAA
- the PDR3 gene encoding drug-responsive transcription factor PDR3 — protein MKAKKTTRSKVSNACVNCRKRKIKCTGKHPCTNCISYNCKCVFLKKYLSLERDAAQPQSAAAAAAAAVGLSSTNPSVDTSAGVHHRDTTTKLEHQNYFELMNEPIQTPVSPSSASVTNNNDYILFKGDSSYQSQLTTYQSILANLYSLPPSTDTQLLITKTKAQLDNLINNWNPEINYPKLSKLSPPPQKSIETCLLVNKYRSKVYMTRFSIWTDQMVKNQSSDSFLATLPLVDEIFGLFSPLQAFSLRGIGYLIKTNLDNVPSPMLIDSKETIYLILRLFDLCYEHLVQGCVSIANPLESYLQRTNQLSATATPVTLSTSPASLSNDLVLCVINKLPQPFIQTITGFTTAQLLANLHDAFSMFRIVTQMASLHRKRFKEFLNQEFSLPYQNRDLFSSFCSSEYLISTLCYAYYNVTLYHMIDINTLDYLEDLVPLLEVQNEINDHFGFEKMLEVAVICCIKMGLARWXYYVGIDETTAERRRTVWWKIYRLEKYHLVDLGDLSLINEHQISCLLPKDFRDMGFINHREFLSKIGTSSLSSSSPELKNLSLTRLIEYGQLAIAQIVGEFFSETLYNEKFTSLETSVKPTLIRQKLLKEVFDNVESFRGKLAKIKCHTSKVFEVAQSNFPQHPRNDLIEAAIFKSFYNNTWFSILGAVSNLIARLSEDPEVMTDQSLKYGEEMFQDWKKTNEFLAKVDTBFTVWSCLDSYELIFFLMASKIYVQSPSVTLDDVISTLKVFKRITKIIYFFNNNLDEKDSDCQTFKEFSRSSSLIAISIRIIFMRYCFAEKIDRTEFIERLKQVEPGLTNLLKEFFDNRSFIYKYMLKSVEKSGFHLTIRQMLESDYKISYKDKQATGNISDQSNLNRASHLSSGTTPFCNHSSTSPVSSPLKLSSLLNSGEVPYTQDVPGNTSNDTPHQQQSSQQAKRQQSVPNQMNNTENNIYNLGTLEEFVNSGDLTDLYHTLWNDNISDPFL, from the coding sequence ATGAAGgcgaaaaaaacaactagATCGAAAGTTTCTAATGCATGTGTCAACTgcagaaagagaaaaatcaaatgcACAGGTAAACATCCATGTACAAACTGCATTTCTTATAATTGTAAGTGcgtgtttttgaaaaagtactTGTCCCTAGAGAGAGATGCTGCGCAGCCACAGTCTGCAGCTGCAGCTgcagctgctgctgttggCCTGTCTTCTACGAATCCTAGTGTAGATACCTCTGCAGGTGTGCATCATCGTGACACTACGACTAAACTAGAACACCAGAATTACTTCGAACTAATGAACGAGCCAATACAGACTCCAGTCTCTCCGAGTTCTGCAAGTGTCACTAATAATAACGATTACATCCTTTTTAAGGGCGATTCTAGTTATCAATCCCAGCTCACTACGTATCAGAGTATTCTAGCAAATTTATATTCGTTGCCCCCTTCCACCGACACTCAACTTTTAATCACTAAGACCAAGGCTCAACTAGACAACTTAATTAACAACTGGAACCCTGAGATAAACTATCCCAAGCTTTCCAAGCTTTCACCTCCTCCACAAAAGTCCATAGAAACTTGTCTTTTAGTGAATAAATATAGAAGTAAGGTTTACATGACAAGGTTTTCAATTTGGACGGACCAGATGGTCAAGAACCAAAGTTCAGATTCATTTCTGGCCACTCTCCCGTTAGTTGATGAGAtttttggtcttttctCTCCGCTACAAGCTTTTTCCTTGAGGGGTATAGGTTACTTAATCAAAACCAATCTTGATAATGTACCTTCACCAATGCTGATAGATTCAAAGGAAACCATTTATTTGATATTAAGACTGTTTGACTTGTGTTATGAGCATCTGGTTCAGGGTTGTGTCTCTATAGCTAACCCACTAGAAAGTTATCTTCAAAGRACAAACCAACTCTCCGCCACAGCGACACCTGTTACTTTGTCCACCTCGCCAGCCTCTCTGAGTAATGATCTGGTCCTCTGTGTCATCAATAAACTACCTCAACCGTTTATCCAAACAATTACGGGTTTCACAACTGCTCAATTGCTCGCAAATTTACACGACGCATTTTCAATGTTCCGCATCGTGACCCAAATGGCTTCCCTCCATCGAAAGCGCTTTAAAGAATTCTTAAATCAAGagttttctttgccttATCAAAATCgtgatttgttttcatcattttgtTCCTCTGAATATCTTATATCTACACTTTGTTACGCATACTATAATGTCACGTTATACCACATGATAGATATAAATACTTTGGATTACCTAGAAGATTTGGTGCCCCTTCTAGAGGTTCAAAACGAAATCAACGATCattttggatttgaaaaaatgttaGAAGTCGCGGTAATATGTTGCATCAAGATGGGCTTAGCTCGTTGGKAGTACTACGTTGGCATAGATGAAACTACGgcagaaagaagaagaacagttTGGTGGAAAATCTATCGCTTGGAAAAGTATCATTTAGTTGATCTTGGTGACCTGTCCCTAATTAACGAACATCAAATTAGTTGCCTTTTACCAAAGGATTTTAGGGACATGGGATTCATTAACCATAGAGAATTTCTATCAAAAATCGGTACATCTTCTCTATCATCATCGTCTCctgaattaaaaaatttgtcaTTAACCAGATTGATTGAGTATGGTCAGCTAGCGATCGCCCAAATTGTGggagaatttttttcagagaCTCTttacaatgaaaaatttacatCTTTAGAAACATCTGTTAAACCAACACTCATAAGACAAAAGTTATTAAAAGAGGTTTTCGATAATGTTGAATCTTTTAGGGGTAAATTGgctaaaataaaatgtcATACGTCGAAGGTCTTCGAAGTAGCACAATCTAATTTTCCACAACATCCAAGAAATGACTTGATTGAAGCAGCAATATTCAAGAGCTTTTATAATAATACGTGGTTTTCAATCCTGGGTGCCGTCAGCAATCTAATTGCTAGGCTATCTGAAGATCCTGAAGTGATGACTGATcaatctttgaaatatgGAGAAGAAATGTTTCAAGACTGGAAAAAGACCAATGAGTTTTTAGCGAAAGTAGACACTRATTTCACGGTTTGGAGTTGTTTAGATTCCTATGAATTgatattcttcttgatgGCTTCAAAAATTTACGTACAAAGCCCGAGCGTTACTTTAGATGATGTCATTAGTACTTTGAAGGTCTTCAAGAGGATTACGAAAatcatatatttttttaataacAATCTAGACGAAAAAGATTCTGACTGCCaaactttcaaagaattttcGAGAAGCTCGAGCTTAATTGCCATATCAATTAGAATCATTTTTATGAGATATTGCTTTGCCGAAAAAATCGATAGAACTGAATTTATCGAACGTTTGAAACAAGTTGAACCAGGTTTAACTAATCTTTTGAAGGAATTCTTTGACAATCgttcttttatttataaatatatgtTGAAATCAGTCGAAAAATCAGGTTTTCATCTAACAATTAGGCAAATGTTGGAAAGTGACTATAAAATCTCATACAAGGACAAACAGGCCACTGGAAATATTTCAGACCAAAGTAATTTAAATAGGGCTTCTCACTTAAGCAGCGGCACTACCCCATTCTGTAATCACTCTTCTACTTCCCCAGTAAGCTCACCCTTAAAGCTATCATCTCTGTTGAACTCTGGAGAAGTGCCATATACCCAAGATGTGCCAGGAAATACTTCAAATGATACGCCtcatcaacaacaatcaTCGCAGCAAGCTAAAAGACAACAATCTGTGCCTAATCAAATGAACAACACcgaaaataatatatacaATTTGGGCACTTTGGAGGAATTTGTTAACAGCGGTGATTTAACCGATTTATATCATACTCTCTGGAATGACAATATTTCGGATCCCTTTCTATGA